The DNA sequence GAATGCCAGACGCATTGAATCCTCGTTCTGTGCGCGGCGGGTCTTTTTTAGATGCCGCAAAAGATTGTAGAAGCTCAAGTAGAGTAACATCTACAGATGAATGGAAAGCAAGAGATCCGCAATTACCACAAAGCTTTTGGTGGAATACCGATTCGGAATTTGTTGGATTTCGATTAGTACGACCACTCGTACAACCAAGTAAAGAAGAAATAGAATTATTCTTTTCTTCAATGTTAGAATAAACAACATAAAATTAAATATAATGGAAAGAAGAAATTTTATTAAAAATTCAGCGCTTGCTAGTGCTGGAATTTTGACTTCAACTGGAGCACTTGCAAGTAGTTTGGGGTTTAGTGGAAGTAAAGCAGGGAAATTAAAGTTAGCACTAATTGGTTGTGGAGGAAGAGGTACTGGAGCAATAAATGCAGCGTTAAAAGGCCCTATTCCTTCAGAATTAGTGGCAATGGCAGATTTATTTAAAGATAAAATAGATTCGCAATTAAATGTACTTTTAAAAAATAATGGAGACAAAAAGAATATTAAAGTAACTGAAGAAACTAAATTTGTAGGCTTCCAAGGTTATAAAGAAGCAATTGCTTTAGCTGATGTTGTTTTTATTGGAACTCCTGCGGCATTTAAACCGGTTATTTTTGAAGAAGCTATTAGACAAGGAAAACACGTGTTTCTTGAAAAACCTGTGTGTGTTGACTCAATAGGGTTTCATAAAATACTAGAAGCTGCAGCTATTGCAAAACAAAAGAAACTATACGTTGCTGCTGGTTTACAAAGAAGATATTCACCAGGATATCAAGCCATTATAAATGAAATCCATAGCGGTGCAATTGGAGATATTCACTCAGCAGAATGCTATTGGATGGGTGGCCCAATTGGAGATTTAACACGTCCTAGAAAAGAGAATTGGACAGAAATGGAATTTCAAAATAGACATTGGAGATCATTTGCTTGGGCAAGTGGTGGAAATATTATTGAATTTCATATCCACAATTTAGATATTATAAATTGGGCACTAAATCAACAAAATCCAGTTTCTGTATTGTCAATGGGTGGAAAATCTCCAGACATGAATTTTTCTGGTTCTTTAGGTGGATTTGATAGTATTGTTTCAAATTTTAAATATAAAAATGGCGTTTCAATGCATAGTTACAGTCGAAATATTCCTAATTGTAAAAATAAAAATGGAGAATATTTTTATGGAACTAAAGGAAAAGTTGTAATTGGTAGAGATGCAACTATTTATGATAATGATGGTAAAGAAATTTTTAAAGCAACTAGTAAAGATTATGGTAATTTCCACGGTATGTTTAATAAGGTTCAAGATCATTTAATGGATAGTATTTACAATAATAAAGAATATTTTAACGAAGCTGTATATGCTGCAGAAGCATCAATGACTGGCATTTTAGGAAGAATGTCTGCTTGGTCTGGAGATGAGTTAAGTTGGGAAGAAGGTACGCAATCGAAAGTTTCATTATTTGATTACACCAATGAAACAAGCTTAAATAGTGCCCCTCCAATTCTGATGGATCAATTTGGGAATTATCCAGTGCCAACACCAGGAAAAACAATTGTAATGTAATTACACAATCAATTTAAATTTGTCTCGTATAAAAACCGATACAGATTATTTTAAGATATAAAATTGATAATTAAAGCTTAGTAATAACGTCATTGCTAAGCTTTTTTTGATTTATAGGTTTCTATTTTATTTGTATGGGAATAAGATAAAAATTTGACAACTATGGGCTTTTGTTGCAAATTAATATTGCTTGTTTGATTAATTTTTACTTTCGCTTGTATTCAAATCGTGTTTTAATTAGTGCTACACAATAAAGGTTGTTTCTCCTCCCAACTTAAGTAATATCGTTTTTTAAAAAGATTGTAGTGTATAGCACGACCCTATTTCGAGTAACGTCCAAATTCTAAAATCCTAAAATAAGTTTAGCTATTAGAAAATAAATTAAAATACCAAACACATCATTACTAGTAGTAATAAAAGGGCCTGTAGCTACTGCAGGGTCTATTCCTCGTTTGTCTAAAAAAATAGGCACAAACGTTCCTATTAAAGCCGCCATAACAATAACTGCTATTAAGGCGATTCCTATAGTTATGGATACATTATAAGGAGTATCAAATAAAAAGTGACTAATAATTATAGCTATTATGGCAATAGCAAGACCATTGACCAAACCAAGTAAAAGTTCTTTAAACAACCGTTTTATGATACTTCCATCAATACTGTCATTGGCCAGGCCTTGTACCACAATAGCAGAAGACTGTACACCAACATTACCTGCCGTAGCCTGAATTAATGGCACAAAACTTAAAAGCACAATAAAATCTCCCATTGATCCTGTAAATTTTTCAATGATACTTGCGGCTCCAATACCTCCAAGCATACCAATTAATAGCCATGGCAAACGAGCTTTGGTATGCTCAAAAATACTATCATCAGCCTCTA is a window from the Pseudalgibacter alginicilyticus genome containing:
- a CDS encoding Gfo/Idh/MocA family protein; translated protein: MERRNFIKNSALASAGILTSTGALASSLGFSGSKAGKLKLALIGCGGRGTGAINAALKGPIPSELVAMADLFKDKIDSQLNVLLKNNGDKKNIKVTEETKFVGFQGYKEAIALADVVFIGTPAAFKPVIFEEAIRQGKHVFLEKPVCVDSIGFHKILEAAAIAKQKKLYVAAGLQRRYSPGYQAIINEIHSGAIGDIHSAECYWMGGPIGDLTRPRKENWTEMEFQNRHWRSFAWASGGNIIEFHIHNLDIINWALNQQNPVSVLSMGGKSPDMNFSGSLGGFDSIVSNFKYKNGVSMHSYSRNIPNCKNKNGEYFYGTKGKVVIGRDATIYDNDGKEIFKATSKDYGNFHGMFNKVQDHLMDSIYNNKEYFNEAVYAAEASMTGILGRMSAWSGDELSWEEGTQSKVSLFDYTNETSLNSAPPILMDQFGNYPVPTPGKTIVM